A genomic region of Phragmites australis chromosome 2, lpPhrAust1.1, whole genome shotgun sequence contains the following coding sequences:
- the LOC133909294 gene encoding mitotic spindle checkpoint protein MAD1-like isoform X4, whose protein sequence is MMLRTPPQRKRRADADLAVVESIGGVTGRSPISDRRLVLYDRPNALVAAGAPGEPSDDMVCTYHCRQMVKSEFMVALNTAEKQVQEYQTKLGALEEQLSKSEDERMQFQDKLNYVEQELAATKGREGALQERLLKELGDYQEWYREQVRKINELEAQLNKETNSRISAESSASSAKESIKDLEGNLQRLSESSDREKKTLNREFSYLKDDLTSSVSKLNAELERMKLRAENSESEAKLLIEQLVDLKKQLDKCLHEKNDMEHKLLNSSALSHQHAPTDDQKLIKLLQEELRNYEKEVHEARRLKSSHTNVELLKEKLLEEQGRRERAEMELSKLQDIEAKAHKLELELASCTALLSNIPDVSSYGDIPQKFADLQKQALTNLNKVGEVTSRLKELEVALEFADLGKQCAEGEATLAKERAESATREVKRLELMLAAISEERDRLRKDHDMLPKQKSGDGDDTPFKNMESDLSGMEKIIRELEGTIHEQKELISHQHAELNIMNERLSLEARKVKSLEREGDQMRSQVALLESKLGHGDYSTSSTKVLHMVNTLAVDSEAKQTIEALQAELKKTKERLQAVEELKGQADAGTVVDANIAEKLAQLKNQIATLEKREERYKTVFAERISVFRKACCSLFGYKFHPDLNSPLAQVRFMGVEIIRRLAGS, encoded by the exons ATGATGCTCCGGACCCCGCCGCAGCGGAAGCGCCGCGCTGACGCCGACCTCGCCGTTGTTGAATCCATCGGCGGCGTGACTGGCCGGAGCCCTATCTCCGACCGCCGCCTGGTGCTCTACGACCGCCCCAACGCCCTCGTAGCCGCCGGCGCCCCCGGGGAGCCGTCCGACGACATGGTCTGTACATACCACTGCCGCCAGATG GTGAAATCGGAGTTCATGGTGGCACTGAACACTGCAGAGAAGCAAGTTCAGGAGTATCAAACAAAACTTGGTGCATTGGAGGAGCAATTATCCAAGAGTG AGGATGAAAGGATGCAGTTCCAGGATAAACTGAACTATGTCGAGCAAGAACTGGCAGCAACAAAAGGGCGGGAGGGTGCATTACAGGAACGATTACTAAAGGAGTTGGGTGACTATCAGGAGTGGTACCGTGAGCaagtaagaaaaataaatgaacTTGAG GCACAACTCAATAAAGAGACCAATTCTAGAATCAGTGCTGAATCATCAGCATCATCTGCAAAGGAATCGATCAAAGACTTGGAAGGAAATTTGCAGCGATTATCAGAAAGTTCAGATAGGGAGAAGAAAACCCTTAATAGGGAATTTTCATATTTGAAAGATGACCTAACCTCATCTGTTTCCAAACTTAACGCTGAG CTTGAGAGAATGAAACTCAGGGCAGAAAACTCTGAGAGTGAAGCAAAGTTATTAATCGAGCAGTTGGTGGACTTGAAAAAGCAACTTGACAAG TGTCTTCACGAAAAGAATGATATGGAGCACAAGCTATTGAATTCCAGTGCTTTGTCTCATCAACATGCTCCAACAGATGACCAGAAGTTGATCAAGCTTTTGCAAGAGGAGCTCCGGAATTAT gAAAAGGAAGTGCATGAAGCTAGAAGGTTGAAATCTTCCCACACAAATGTTGAGTTGCTGAAAGAAAAACTATTGGAGGAGCAGGGGCGCAGAGAAAGAGCAGAGATGGAATTATCAAAGCTGCAGGATATTGAAGCCAAAGCACATAAGTTGGAGCTTGAATTAGCATCATGTACAGCGCTGCTCAGCAACATACCTGATGTGTCTTCTTATGGCGACATACCTCAAAAGTTTGCAGATTTGCAAAA GCAAGCATTGACAAATTTGAACAAAGTTGGTGAAGTAACATCACGGCTGAAAGAATTAGAGGTTGCACTGGAATTTGCTGATCTTGGCAAGCAATGTGCGGAAGGTGAAGCTACCCTTGCTAAAGAGAGGGCTGAAAGTGCTACCAGAGAGGTCAAGCGGCTTGAACTTATG CTTGCTGCAATCAGTGAAGAAAGAGATAGACTGAGAAAGGACCATGATATGCTCCCTAAACAAAAATCTGGTGATGGGGATGATACACCATTCAAG AATATGGAGTCAGATCTATCTGGAATGGAGAAAATAATAAGAGAGCTGGAGGGCACTATACACGAGCAGAAAGAACTGATTAGTCACCAGCATGCCGAACTCAATATAATGAATGAAAGATTAAGCCTTGAAGCAAGGAAAGTGAAGTCTTTAGAGCGAGAGGGAGACCAAATGCGCTCTCAGGTGGCCTTACTAGAGTCAAAG TTAGGCCATGGAGATTACTCTACCTCAAGCACAAAAGTACTGCATATGGTAAATACTCTTGCAGTGGACAGTGAAGCAAAGCAGACAATAGAAGCACTACAGGCTGaactaaagaaaacaaaagagaggCTGCAAGCAGTTGAAGAACTGAAAGGACAAGCTG ATGCTGGAACTGTGGTAGACGCGAATATTGCTGAAAAGCTAGCACAACTTAAAAATCAAATTGCCACACTTGAGAAACGTGAAGAAAG ATATAAGACAGTGTTTGCAGAGAGGATCTCGGTCTTCCGGAAGGCCTGCTGCTCACTTTTTGGTTACAAG TTTCATCCAGATTTAAACTCCCCTTTAGCTCAAGTGCGTTTTATGGGTGTAGAGATTATCAGAAGGCTAGCAGGATCTTGA
- the LOC133909294 gene encoding mitotic spindle checkpoint protein MAD1-like isoform X3, whose translation MMLRTPPQRKRRADADLAVVESIGGVTGRSPISDRRLVLYDRPNALVAAGAPGEPSDDMVCTYHCRQMVKSEFMVALNTAEKQVQEYQTKLGALEEQLSKSEDERMQFQDKLNYVEQELAATKGREGALQERLLKELGDYQEWYREQVRKINELEAQLNKETNSRISAESSASSAKESIKDLEGNLQRLSESSDREKKTLNREFSYLKDDLTSSVSKLNAELERMKLRAENSESEAKLLIEQLVDLKKQLDKCLHEKNDMEHKLLNSSALSHQHAPTDDQKLIKLLQEELRNYEKEVHEARRLKSSHTNVELLKEKLLEEQGRRERAEMELSKLQDIEAKAHKLELELASCTALLSNIPDVSSYGDIPQKFADLQKQALTNLNKVGEVTSRLKELEVALEFADLGKQCAEGEATLAKERAESATREVKRLELMLAAISEERDRLRKDHDMLPKQKSGDGDDTPFKNMESDLSGMEKIIRELEGTIHEQKELISHQHAELNIMNERLSLEARKVKSLEREGDQMRSQVALLESKLGHGDYSTSSTKVLHMVNTLAVDSEAKQTIEALQAELKKTKERLQAVEELKGQADAGTVVDANIAEKLAQLKNQIATLEKREERYKTVFAERISVFRKACCSLFGYKIVMNDQHQSNGIPVTRFILQSVYAQSDDEKLEFDYESGSTNIVTSVHCRGRPQAYGD comes from the exons ATGATGCTCCGGACCCCGCCGCAGCGGAAGCGCCGCGCTGACGCCGACCTCGCCGTTGTTGAATCCATCGGCGGCGTGACTGGCCGGAGCCCTATCTCCGACCGCCGCCTGGTGCTCTACGACCGCCCCAACGCCCTCGTAGCCGCCGGCGCCCCCGGGGAGCCGTCCGACGACATGGTCTGTACATACCACTGCCGCCAGATG GTGAAATCGGAGTTCATGGTGGCACTGAACACTGCAGAGAAGCAAGTTCAGGAGTATCAAACAAAACTTGGTGCATTGGAGGAGCAATTATCCAAGAGTG AGGATGAAAGGATGCAGTTCCAGGATAAACTGAACTATGTCGAGCAAGAACTGGCAGCAACAAAAGGGCGGGAGGGTGCATTACAGGAACGATTACTAAAGGAGTTGGGTGACTATCAGGAGTGGTACCGTGAGCaagtaagaaaaataaatgaacTTGAG GCACAACTCAATAAAGAGACCAATTCTAGAATCAGTGCTGAATCATCAGCATCATCTGCAAAGGAATCGATCAAAGACTTGGAAGGAAATTTGCAGCGATTATCAGAAAGTTCAGATAGGGAGAAGAAAACCCTTAATAGGGAATTTTCATATTTGAAAGATGACCTAACCTCATCTGTTTCCAAACTTAACGCTGAG CTTGAGAGAATGAAACTCAGGGCAGAAAACTCTGAGAGTGAAGCAAAGTTATTAATCGAGCAGTTGGTGGACTTGAAAAAGCAACTTGACAAG TGTCTTCACGAAAAGAATGATATGGAGCACAAGCTATTGAATTCCAGTGCTTTGTCTCATCAACATGCTCCAACAGATGACCAGAAGTTGATCAAGCTTTTGCAAGAGGAGCTCCGGAATTAT gAAAAGGAAGTGCATGAAGCTAGAAGGTTGAAATCTTCCCACACAAATGTTGAGTTGCTGAAAGAAAAACTATTGGAGGAGCAGGGGCGCAGAGAAAGAGCAGAGATGGAATTATCAAAGCTGCAGGATATTGAAGCCAAAGCACATAAGTTGGAGCTTGAATTAGCATCATGTACAGCGCTGCTCAGCAACATACCTGATGTGTCTTCTTATGGCGACATACCTCAAAAGTTTGCAGATTTGCAAAA GCAAGCATTGACAAATTTGAACAAAGTTGGTGAAGTAACATCACGGCTGAAAGAATTAGAGGTTGCACTGGAATTTGCTGATCTTGGCAAGCAATGTGCGGAAGGTGAAGCTACCCTTGCTAAAGAGAGGGCTGAAAGTGCTACCAGAGAGGTCAAGCGGCTTGAACTTATG CTTGCTGCAATCAGTGAAGAAAGAGATAGACTGAGAAAGGACCATGATATGCTCCCTAAACAAAAATCTGGTGATGGGGATGATACACCATTCAAG AATATGGAGTCAGATCTATCTGGAATGGAGAAAATAATAAGAGAGCTGGAGGGCACTATACACGAGCAGAAAGAACTGATTAGTCACCAGCATGCCGAACTCAATATAATGAATGAAAGATTAAGCCTTGAAGCAAGGAAAGTGAAGTCTTTAGAGCGAGAGGGAGACCAAATGCGCTCTCAGGTGGCCTTACTAGAGTCAAAG TTAGGCCATGGAGATTACTCTACCTCAAGCACAAAAGTACTGCATATGGTAAATACTCTTGCAGTGGACAGTGAAGCAAAGCAGACAATAGAAGCACTACAGGCTGaactaaagaaaacaaaagagaggCTGCAAGCAGTTGAAGAACTGAAAGGACAAGCTG ATGCTGGAACTGTGGTAGACGCGAATATTGCTGAAAAGCTAGCACAACTTAAAAATCAAATTGCCACACTTGAGAAACGTGAAGAAAG ATATAAGACAGTGTTTGCAGAGAGGATCTCGGTCTTCCGGAAGGCCTGCTGCTCACTTTTTGGTTACAAG ATAGTGATGAATGACCAGCATCAATCAAATGGGATCCCTGTAACACGCTTTATTCTGCAATCAGTTTATGCCCAAAGTGACGATGAAAAGCTTGAGTTTGACTATGAATCAGGAAGCACTAATATTGTG ACATCCGTGCATTGTAGAGGTAGACCACAAGCTTATGGTGATTGA
- the LOC133909294 gene encoding mitotic spindle checkpoint protein MAD1-like isoform X1 — protein MMLRTPPQRKRRADADLAVVESIGGVTGRSPISDRRLVLYDRPNALVAAGAPGEPSDDMVCTYHCRQMVKSEFMVALNTAEKQVQEYQTKLGALEEQLSKSEDERMQFQDKLNYVEQELAATKGREGALQERLLKELGDYQEWYREQVRKINELEAQLNKETNSRISAESSASSAKESIKDLEGNLQRLSESSDREKKTLNREFSYLKDDLTSSVSKLNAELERMKLRAENSESEAKLLIEQLVDLKKQLDKCLHEKNDMEHKLLNSSALSHQHAPTDDQKLIKLLQEELRNYEKEVHEARRLKSSHTNVELLKEKLLEEQGRRERAEMELSKLQDIEAKAHKLELELASCTALLSNIPDVSSYGDIPQKFADLQKQALTNLNKVGEVTSRLKELEVALEFADLGKQCAEGEATLAKERAESATREVKRLELMLAAISEERDRLRKDHDMLPKQKSGDGDDTPFKNMESDLSGMEKIIRELEGTIHEQKELISHQHAELNIMNERLSLEARKVKSLEREGDQMRSQVALLESKLGHGDYSTSSTKVLHMVNTLAVDSEAKQTIEALQAELKKTKERLQAVEELKGQADAGTVVDANIAEKLAQLKNQIATLEKREERYKTVFAERISVFRKACCSLFGYKIVMNDQHQSNGIPVTRFILQSVYAQSDDEKLEFDYESGSTNIVVNDYTSQHEIAQQVEVFIRKMHSIPAFTANLTMESFNKRSIC, from the exons ATGATGCTCCGGACCCCGCCGCAGCGGAAGCGCCGCGCTGACGCCGACCTCGCCGTTGTTGAATCCATCGGCGGCGTGACTGGCCGGAGCCCTATCTCCGACCGCCGCCTGGTGCTCTACGACCGCCCCAACGCCCTCGTAGCCGCCGGCGCCCCCGGGGAGCCGTCCGACGACATGGTCTGTACATACCACTGCCGCCAGATG GTGAAATCGGAGTTCATGGTGGCACTGAACACTGCAGAGAAGCAAGTTCAGGAGTATCAAACAAAACTTGGTGCATTGGAGGAGCAATTATCCAAGAGTG AGGATGAAAGGATGCAGTTCCAGGATAAACTGAACTATGTCGAGCAAGAACTGGCAGCAACAAAAGGGCGGGAGGGTGCATTACAGGAACGATTACTAAAGGAGTTGGGTGACTATCAGGAGTGGTACCGTGAGCaagtaagaaaaataaatgaacTTGAG GCACAACTCAATAAAGAGACCAATTCTAGAATCAGTGCTGAATCATCAGCATCATCTGCAAAGGAATCGATCAAAGACTTGGAAGGAAATTTGCAGCGATTATCAGAAAGTTCAGATAGGGAGAAGAAAACCCTTAATAGGGAATTTTCATATTTGAAAGATGACCTAACCTCATCTGTTTCCAAACTTAACGCTGAG CTTGAGAGAATGAAACTCAGGGCAGAAAACTCTGAGAGTGAAGCAAAGTTATTAATCGAGCAGTTGGTGGACTTGAAAAAGCAACTTGACAAG TGTCTTCACGAAAAGAATGATATGGAGCACAAGCTATTGAATTCCAGTGCTTTGTCTCATCAACATGCTCCAACAGATGACCAGAAGTTGATCAAGCTTTTGCAAGAGGAGCTCCGGAATTAT gAAAAGGAAGTGCATGAAGCTAGAAGGTTGAAATCTTCCCACACAAATGTTGAGTTGCTGAAAGAAAAACTATTGGAGGAGCAGGGGCGCAGAGAAAGAGCAGAGATGGAATTATCAAAGCTGCAGGATATTGAAGCCAAAGCACATAAGTTGGAGCTTGAATTAGCATCATGTACAGCGCTGCTCAGCAACATACCTGATGTGTCTTCTTATGGCGACATACCTCAAAAGTTTGCAGATTTGCAAAA GCAAGCATTGACAAATTTGAACAAAGTTGGTGAAGTAACATCACGGCTGAAAGAATTAGAGGTTGCACTGGAATTTGCTGATCTTGGCAAGCAATGTGCGGAAGGTGAAGCTACCCTTGCTAAAGAGAGGGCTGAAAGTGCTACCAGAGAGGTCAAGCGGCTTGAACTTATG CTTGCTGCAATCAGTGAAGAAAGAGATAGACTGAGAAAGGACCATGATATGCTCCCTAAACAAAAATCTGGTGATGGGGATGATACACCATTCAAG AATATGGAGTCAGATCTATCTGGAATGGAGAAAATAATAAGAGAGCTGGAGGGCACTATACACGAGCAGAAAGAACTGATTAGTCACCAGCATGCCGAACTCAATATAATGAATGAAAGATTAAGCCTTGAAGCAAGGAAAGTGAAGTCTTTAGAGCGAGAGGGAGACCAAATGCGCTCTCAGGTGGCCTTACTAGAGTCAAAG TTAGGCCATGGAGATTACTCTACCTCAAGCACAAAAGTACTGCATATGGTAAATACTCTTGCAGTGGACAGTGAAGCAAAGCAGACAATAGAAGCACTACAGGCTGaactaaagaaaacaaaagagaggCTGCAAGCAGTTGAAGAACTGAAAGGACAAGCTG ATGCTGGAACTGTGGTAGACGCGAATATTGCTGAAAAGCTAGCACAACTTAAAAATCAAATTGCCACACTTGAGAAACGTGAAGAAAG ATATAAGACAGTGTTTGCAGAGAGGATCTCGGTCTTCCGGAAGGCCTGCTGCTCACTTTTTGGTTACAAG ATAGTGATGAATGACCAGCATCAATCAAATGGGATCCCTGTAACACGCTTTATTCTGCAATCAGTTTATGCCCAAAGTGACGATGAAAAGCTTGAGTTTGACTATGAATCAGGAAGCACTAATATTGTG GTCAACGACTACACGTCTCAACATGAAATTGCTCAGCAG GTCGAGGTTTTCATAAGGAAGATGCATTCCATCCCAGCCTTCACTGCTAACCTGACAATGGAATCCTTCAACAAGAGAAGTATATGTTGA
- the LOC133909291 gene encoding DNA repair RAD52-like protein 1, mitochondrial: MAPGALARLLLRRAPTPCLARPFAAKARASRPPQEPELPSEDDDDVAGGEVAAPTEGINKPLAEVLKELGKRVPESLVKTRIEDDGFAIKYIPWHIVNKILNIHAPEWSGEVRSIVYSSDGNSVSVVYRVTLYGTDAEVYREATGTASVDDTSYGDPVQKAEAMAFRRACARLGLGLHLYHEDAIDA; the protein is encoded by the exons ATGGCTCCCGGTGCCCtagcccgcctcctcctccgccgcgcgcCCACCCCTTGCCTCGCGCGCCCCTTCGCCGCGAAGGCCCGCGCGTCGCGGCCGCCGCAGGAACCGGAGCTCCCgtcggaggacgacgacgacgtcgcCGGCGGGGAGGTGGCCGCCCCCACCGAGGGCATCAACAAGCCGCTCGCCGAGGTCCTCAAGGAGCTCGGGAAGAGGGTTCCCGAGTCCCTCGTGAAGACTCGCATCGAGGATGATGGCTTCGCCATCAAGTACATCCCATG GCACATTGTCAACAAAATTTTGAACATACATGCTCCAG AGTGGTCTGGTGAGGTCCGCAGCATTGTATATTCATCTGATGGGAATTCTGTATCTGTTGTCTACCGTGTAACTCTTTATGGGACTGATGCAGAG GTCTATAGAGAGGCCACTGGAACTGCTTCTGTTGATGATACAAGCTATGGTGATCCTGTACAGAAGGCAGAAGCAATGGCGTTTCGTCGTGCTTGTGCACGTCTTGGTCTTGGacttcatctctatcatgaAGATGCCATAGATGCTTAA
- the LOC133909294 gene encoding mitotic spindle checkpoint protein MAD1-like isoform X2, which translates to MMLRTPPQRKRRADADLAVVESIGGVTGRSPISDRRLVLYDRPNALVAAGAPGEPSDDMVCTYHCRQMVKSEFMVALNTAEKQVQEYQTKLGALEEQLSKSEDERMQFQDKLNYVEQELAATKGREGALQERLLKELGDYQEWYREQAQLNKETNSRISAESSASSAKESIKDLEGNLQRLSESSDREKKTLNREFSYLKDDLTSSVSKLNAELERMKLRAENSESEAKLLIEQLVDLKKQLDKCLHEKNDMEHKLLNSSALSHQHAPTDDQKLIKLLQEELRNYEKEVHEARRLKSSHTNVELLKEKLLEEQGRRERAEMELSKLQDIEAKAHKLELELASCTALLSNIPDVSSYGDIPQKFADLQKQALTNLNKVGEVTSRLKELEVALEFADLGKQCAEGEATLAKERAESATREVKRLELMLAAISEERDRLRKDHDMLPKQKSGDGDDTPFKNMESDLSGMEKIIRELEGTIHEQKELISHQHAELNIMNERLSLEARKVKSLEREGDQMRSQVALLESKLGHGDYSTSSTKVLHMVNTLAVDSEAKQTIEALQAELKKTKERLQAVEELKGQADAGTVVDANIAEKLAQLKNQIATLEKREERYKTVFAERISVFRKACCSLFGYKIVMNDQHQSNGIPVTRFILQSVYAQSDDEKLEFDYESGSTNIVVNDYTSQHEIAQQVEVFIRKMHSIPAFTANLTMESFNKRSIC; encoded by the exons ATGATGCTCCGGACCCCGCCGCAGCGGAAGCGCCGCGCTGACGCCGACCTCGCCGTTGTTGAATCCATCGGCGGCGTGACTGGCCGGAGCCCTATCTCCGACCGCCGCCTGGTGCTCTACGACCGCCCCAACGCCCTCGTAGCCGCCGGCGCCCCCGGGGAGCCGTCCGACGACATGGTCTGTACATACCACTGCCGCCAGATG GTGAAATCGGAGTTCATGGTGGCACTGAACACTGCAGAGAAGCAAGTTCAGGAGTATCAAACAAAACTTGGTGCATTGGAGGAGCAATTATCCAAGAGTG AGGATGAAAGGATGCAGTTCCAGGATAAACTGAACTATGTCGAGCAAGAACTGGCAGCAACAAAAGGGCGGGAGGGTGCATTACAGGAACGATTACTAAAGGAGTTGGGTGACTATCAGGAGTGGTACCGTGAGCaa GCACAACTCAATAAAGAGACCAATTCTAGAATCAGTGCTGAATCATCAGCATCATCTGCAAAGGAATCGATCAAAGACTTGGAAGGAAATTTGCAGCGATTATCAGAAAGTTCAGATAGGGAGAAGAAAACCCTTAATAGGGAATTTTCATATTTGAAAGATGACCTAACCTCATCTGTTTCCAAACTTAACGCTGAG CTTGAGAGAATGAAACTCAGGGCAGAAAACTCTGAGAGTGAAGCAAAGTTATTAATCGAGCAGTTGGTGGACTTGAAAAAGCAACTTGACAAG TGTCTTCACGAAAAGAATGATATGGAGCACAAGCTATTGAATTCCAGTGCTTTGTCTCATCAACATGCTCCAACAGATGACCAGAAGTTGATCAAGCTTTTGCAAGAGGAGCTCCGGAATTAT gAAAAGGAAGTGCATGAAGCTAGAAGGTTGAAATCTTCCCACACAAATGTTGAGTTGCTGAAAGAAAAACTATTGGAGGAGCAGGGGCGCAGAGAAAGAGCAGAGATGGAATTATCAAAGCTGCAGGATATTGAAGCCAAAGCACATAAGTTGGAGCTTGAATTAGCATCATGTACAGCGCTGCTCAGCAACATACCTGATGTGTCTTCTTATGGCGACATACCTCAAAAGTTTGCAGATTTGCAAAA GCAAGCATTGACAAATTTGAACAAAGTTGGTGAAGTAACATCACGGCTGAAAGAATTAGAGGTTGCACTGGAATTTGCTGATCTTGGCAAGCAATGTGCGGAAGGTGAAGCTACCCTTGCTAAAGAGAGGGCTGAAAGTGCTACCAGAGAGGTCAAGCGGCTTGAACTTATG CTTGCTGCAATCAGTGAAGAAAGAGATAGACTGAGAAAGGACCATGATATGCTCCCTAAACAAAAATCTGGTGATGGGGATGATACACCATTCAAG AATATGGAGTCAGATCTATCTGGAATGGAGAAAATAATAAGAGAGCTGGAGGGCACTATACACGAGCAGAAAGAACTGATTAGTCACCAGCATGCCGAACTCAATATAATGAATGAAAGATTAAGCCTTGAAGCAAGGAAAGTGAAGTCTTTAGAGCGAGAGGGAGACCAAATGCGCTCTCAGGTGGCCTTACTAGAGTCAAAG TTAGGCCATGGAGATTACTCTACCTCAAGCACAAAAGTACTGCATATGGTAAATACTCTTGCAGTGGACAGTGAAGCAAAGCAGACAATAGAAGCACTACAGGCTGaactaaagaaaacaaaagagaggCTGCAAGCAGTTGAAGAACTGAAAGGACAAGCTG ATGCTGGAACTGTGGTAGACGCGAATATTGCTGAAAAGCTAGCACAACTTAAAAATCAAATTGCCACACTTGAGAAACGTGAAGAAAG ATATAAGACAGTGTTTGCAGAGAGGATCTCGGTCTTCCGGAAGGCCTGCTGCTCACTTTTTGGTTACAAG ATAGTGATGAATGACCAGCATCAATCAAATGGGATCCCTGTAACACGCTTTATTCTGCAATCAGTTTATGCCCAAAGTGACGATGAAAAGCTTGAGTTTGACTATGAATCAGGAAGCACTAATATTGTG GTCAACGACTACACGTCTCAACATGAAATTGCTCAGCAG GTCGAGGTTTTCATAAGGAAGATGCATTCCATCCCAGCCTTCACTGCTAACCTGACAATGGAATCCTTCAACAAGAGAAGTATATGTTGA